The proteins below come from a single Beutenbergia cavernae DSM 12333 genomic window:
- a CDS encoding mannose-1-phosphate guanylyltransferase gives MQSAPEQAAPEVGGPIEDLYAVVPAGGAGTRLWPLSRRAHPKFLLDLTGSGRTLLQGTWDRLQPLTGPDRVVVVTGRAHAGAVAEQLPDLPADALLAEPSPRDSMAAIGLAAAVLAHRHGDVVLASFAADHVIHGEAAFAQAVGAAVAAARDGAVATIGIAATTPSTAFGYIEVGEPLPGAAGERGARGVVAFREKPDAATAAEYVADGRHRWNAGMFVVRARVLLDHLAQQRPELAAGLTEIAAAWDTPAEPDTLARVWPTLEKIAIDYAIAEPVAAAGGVAVAPGDFAWDDVGDWDSLGALLAPDAGGVHVLGDADATLVRDSAGAVVVAAGARTVTVLGVPDAVVVDTPDALLVTTRDQAQGVKRAVDALAERGADRLL, from the coding sequence ATGCAGAGCGCGCCGGAGCAGGCAGCCCCCGAGGTGGGCGGCCCGATCGAGGACCTGTACGCCGTCGTCCCCGCCGGCGGAGCCGGGACGCGCCTGTGGCCGCTGTCGCGCCGCGCACACCCGAAGTTCCTGCTGGACCTCACCGGGTCGGGGCGCACCCTGCTCCAGGGCACCTGGGACCGGCTGCAGCCGCTGACCGGGCCGGATCGGGTGGTGGTCGTCACCGGGCGGGCGCACGCCGGCGCCGTCGCGGAGCAGCTGCCGGACCTGCCCGCCGACGCGCTGCTCGCCGAGCCGTCGCCCCGCGACTCCATGGCGGCGATCGGGCTCGCTGCCGCCGTCCTCGCGCACCGGCACGGCGACGTCGTCCTCGCCTCGTTCGCCGCCGATCACGTGATCCACGGGGAGGCCGCGTTCGCGCAGGCGGTCGGGGCCGCCGTCGCCGCGGCCCGGGACGGCGCCGTCGCGACCATCGGGATCGCCGCCACCACGCCGTCGACGGCGTTCGGGTACATCGAGGTGGGCGAACCGCTGCCCGGGGCGGCGGGGGAGCGCGGCGCGCGTGGCGTCGTCGCTTTCCGGGAGAAGCCCGACGCCGCCACTGCCGCGGAGTACGTCGCCGACGGCCGCCACCGGTGGAACGCGGGCATGTTCGTGGTCCGCGCGCGCGTGCTGCTCGACCATCTCGCCCAGCAGCGGCCGGAGCTCGCCGCCGGCCTCACCGAGATCGCTGCCGCCTGGGACACACCGGCCGAGCCCGACACCCTCGCGCGCGTGTGGCCGACGCTCGAGAAGATCGCCATCGACTACGCGATCGCCGAACCCGTGGCGGCCGCCGGCGGCGTCGCGGTCGCCCCGGGGGACTTCGCCTGGGACGACGTCGGCGACTGGGACTCCCTCGGTGCGCTGCTGGCGCCGGACGCCGGCGGCGTGCACGTGCTCGGCGACGCCGACGCGACGCTCGTGCGGGACTCCGCGGGCGCCGTCGTCGTGGCCGCCGGCGCACGCACGGTGACGGTCCTGGGCGTGCCGGACGCCGTCGTCGTCGACACCCCCGACGCGCTGCTCGTCACGACACGGGACCAGGCGCAAGGCGTGAAGCGCGCCGTGGACGCGCTCGCCGAGCGGGGCGCCGACCGCCTGCTGTAG
- the sdhC gene encoding succinate dehydrogenase, cytochrome b556 subunit, which translates to MATAPTTPPPPTPTSSREVGTGTLYRGREGMWSWVLHRVTGMLIFLFLLVHVLDTALVRVSPEAYNSVIGHYKTPIMGLGEAGLVAAILFHAFNGVRIILVDFWAKGPKYQRLMMWIVIGLAVVLFAGFLPRHLMNVFGGGH; encoded by the coding sequence GTGGCCACAGCGCCGACCACACCGCCGCCGCCGACGCCTACCTCGTCGCGGGAGGTGGGGACCGGGACGCTGTACCGCGGCCGTGAGGGCATGTGGTCCTGGGTGCTCCACCGGGTCACGGGGATGCTCATCTTCCTGTTCCTGCTGGTGCACGTGCTGGACACGGCGCTCGTGCGCGTGTCGCCCGAGGCGTACAACTCCGTCATCGGGCACTACAAGACGCCGATCATGGGCCTGGGCGAGGCCGGGCTCGTCGCGGCGATCCTGTTCCACGCGTTCAACGGCGTGCGGATCATCCTCGTGGACTTCTGGGCGAAGGGCCCGAAGTACCAGCGGCTCATGATGTGGATCGTCATCGGCCTCGCCGTCGTGCTGTTCGCCGGGTTCCTGCCCCGCCACCTGATGAACGTGTTCGGAGGGGGGCACTGA
- a CDS encoding succinate dehydrogenase hydrophobic membrane anchor subunit translates to MATIDDGVIANPRARYTRRLRTPGNSELWAWIFMRASGVLLIVLIFGHLFVNLLVGDGVGAIDFAFVGGKWASPFWQVWDLLMLWLAMIHGTNGVRTIINDYAERDVTRVVLKSLLYLAFVVTVVLGTLVIFTFDPCPTGAAAHLLPSFCTA, encoded by the coding sequence ATGGCGACCATCGACGACGGCGTCATCGCCAACCCGCGGGCGCGGTACACCCGGCGCCTGCGCACGCCCGGCAACAGCGAGCTGTGGGCCTGGATCTTCATGCGCGCCTCGGGCGTGCTGCTCATCGTGCTGATCTTCGGGCACCTGTTCGTCAACCTGCTCGTGGGCGACGGTGTCGGCGCGATCGACTTCGCGTTCGTGGGCGGCAAGTGGGCCTCCCCGTTCTGGCAGGTCTGGGACCTCCTCATGCTGTGGCTCGCGATGATCCACGGCACGAACGGCGTCCGCACGATCATCAACGACTACGCGGAGCGCGACGTGACGCGCGTCGTCCTCAAGTCGCTCCTCTACCTCGCGTTCGTCGTCACCGTCGTCCTCGGCACGCTCGTGATCTTCACGTTCGACCCGTGCCCCACCGGCGCCGCGGCGCACCTGCTGCCGTCGTTCTGCACCGCCTGA
- the sdhA gene encoding succinate dehydrogenase flavoprotein subunit: MQTHSYDVVIVGAGGAGMRAALESSSRARTAVLTKLYPTRSHTGAAQGGMCAALANVEEDNWEWHTFDTVKGGDYLVDQDAAEVMAKEAIDAVLDLEKMGLPFNRTPDGKIDQRRFGGHTRNHGDAPVRRSCYAADRTGHMILQTLYQQCVKAGVEFFNEFYALDLLLTADPQDPDGDPQVAGVVAYELATGEIHVVRAKSVVFATGGAGKVYKTTSNAHTLTGDGMAIAYRRGLPLEDMEFFQFHPTGLAGLGILLSEAARGEGAILRNSDGERFMERYAPTLKDLAPRDVVARAMANEVREGRGAGPNKDYVLLDLTHLEPAHIDAKLPDITEFARTYLGVEPYTEPVPVYPTAHYAMGGMPTTVEGEVLRNNTDIVPGLYAAGEVACVSVHGANRLGTNSLLDINVFGKRAGITAAEYAAGATLAELPDDPAGRVVAQLEAMRTRPVGEKVADLRRALQETMDVNAQVFRTEASLKQALVDIQQLQERYGHVAVQDKGRRYNLDLLEAAELGFLLDLAEVVVTGALARNESRGGHYREDYPQRDDTNFMRHTMAYRVATTGAEGAEAVDAAGIGPHEVRLDYKPVTLTRYQPMERKF, encoded by the coding sequence GTGCAGACGCACAGCTACGACGTCGTCATCGTGGGCGCCGGGGGCGCCGGGATGCGAGCCGCGCTGGAGTCGTCCTCACGCGCCCGCACCGCCGTCCTCACCAAGCTCTACCCCACCCGCTCCCACACCGGTGCCGCCCAGGGCGGCATGTGCGCCGCCCTCGCGAACGTCGAGGAGGACAACTGGGAGTGGCACACGTTCGACACCGTCAAGGGCGGCGACTACCTGGTCGACCAGGACGCGGCCGAGGTCATGGCGAAGGAGGCCATCGACGCGGTCCTCGACCTGGAGAAGATGGGCCTGCCGTTCAACCGGACGCCCGACGGGAAGATCGACCAGCGCCGGTTCGGCGGCCACACCCGCAACCACGGCGACGCCCCTGTGCGCCGTTCCTGCTACGCCGCCGACCGCACGGGCCACATGATCCTGCAGACCCTGTACCAGCAGTGCGTCAAGGCCGGCGTGGAGTTCTTCAACGAGTTCTACGCGCTCGACCTCCTGCTGACCGCCGACCCGCAGGATCCCGACGGCGACCCGCAGGTGGCCGGCGTCGTCGCCTACGAGCTCGCCACCGGTGAGATCCACGTGGTGCGCGCCAAGTCGGTGGTCTTCGCCACGGGCGGCGCCGGCAAGGTGTACAAGACGACGTCGAACGCCCACACGCTGACCGGCGACGGCATGGCGATCGCCTACCGCCGCGGGCTCCCGCTCGAGGACATGGAGTTCTTCCAGTTCCACCCCACGGGCCTCGCGGGCCTCGGCATCCTGCTCTCGGAGGCCGCCCGCGGCGAGGGCGCGATCCTGCGCAACAGCGACGGCGAACGCTTCATGGAGCGGTACGCGCCGACGCTGAAGGACCTCGCGCCTCGCGACGTCGTCGCCCGCGCGATGGCGAACGAGGTGCGGGAGGGCCGCGGCGCCGGCCCGAACAAGGACTACGTGCTGCTCGACCTCACGCACCTCGAGCCGGCGCACATCGACGCGAAGCTCCCCGACATCACCGAGTTCGCCCGCACCTACCTCGGCGTCGAGCCGTACACGGAACCCGTGCCGGTGTACCCGACGGCGCACTACGCCATGGGTGGCATGCCCACCACCGTGGAGGGCGAGGTGCTGCGCAACAACACCGACATCGTCCCCGGGCTGTACGCCGCGGGCGAGGTGGCGTGCGTGAGCGTCCACGGCGCGAACCGGCTCGGCACGAACTCGCTGCTCGACATCAACGTGTTCGGCAAGCGGGCCGGCATCACCGCCGCCGAGTACGCGGCCGGCGCGACGCTCGCCGAGCTCCCCGACGACCCGGCCGGGCGCGTCGTCGCCCAGCTCGAGGCGATGCGGACGCGCCCCGTCGGCGAGAAGGTGGCCGACCTGCGCCGGGCGCTGCAGGAGACGATGGACGTGAACGCGCAGGTGTTCCGCACGGAGGCCAGCCTCAAGCAGGCTCTGGTCGACATCCAGCAGCTCCAGGAGCGCTACGGCCACGTCGCCGTGCAGGACAAGGGCCGGCGGTACAACCTCGACCTGCTCGAGGCCGCCGAGCTCGGCTTCCTGCTGGACCTCGCCGAGGTCGTCGTGACCGGCGCGCTCGCCCGCAACGAGTCGCGCGGCGGTCACTACCGCGAGGACTACCCGCAGCGGGACGACACGAACTTCATGCGCCACACGATGGCCTACCGGGTCGCGACGACCGGTGCCGAGGGTGCCGAGGCGGTCGACGCCGCCGGGATCGGCCCGCACGAGGTGCGCCTCGACTACAAGCCCGTCACGTTGACCCGGTACCAGCCGATGGAGCGTAAGTTCTGA
- a CDS encoding succinate dehydrogenase iron-sulfur subunit, which yields MTATLEATDAAPAVGEVPSFDVTLRIERYDPDAADPKPYWQEFTVRAHGTDRLLDALHSIKWDQDGSLTFRRSCAHGVCGSDAMRINGRNRLACKTLLKDLNPEKVITVEPIKGLPVEKDLIVDMEPFFASYREVMPFLMTTGNAPTRERLQSAAQRERYDDTTKCILCAACTTSCPVFWSDGQYFGPAAIVNAHRFIFDSRDEGGQQRLEILNDKEGVWRCRTTFNCTEACPRGIQVTQAIAEVKRAILTRTI from the coding sequence ATGACCGCGACCCTCGAGGCGACCGACGCCGCACCAGCTGTCGGCGAGGTGCCCTCCTTCGACGTCACGCTCCGCATCGAGCGGTACGACCCGGACGCCGCCGACCCGAAGCCGTACTGGCAGGAGTTCACCGTCCGGGCGCACGGCACCGACCGCCTGCTCGACGCCCTCCACTCCATCAAGTGGGACCAGGACGGGTCGCTGACGTTCCGCCGCTCGTGCGCGCACGGCGTGTGCGGGTCGGACGCCATGCGGATCAACGGCCGCAACCGCCTCGCGTGCAAGACGCTGCTCAAGGACCTCAACCCGGAGAAGGTCATCACCGTCGAGCCCATCAAGGGCCTGCCGGTCGAGAAGGACCTCATCGTCGACATGGAGCCGTTCTTCGCGTCCTACCGCGAGGTCATGCCGTTCCTCATGACGACGGGCAACGCCCCGACCCGCGAGCGGCTGCAGTCGGCGGCGCAACGGGAGCGCTACGACGACACCACGAAGTGCATCCTGTGCGCGGCGTGCACCACGTCGTGCCCGGTCTTCTGGTCGGACGGGCAGTACTTCGGCCCGGCCGCGATCGTCAACGCGCACCGCTTCATCTTCGACAGCCGTGACGAGGGCGGGCAGCAGCGCCTGGAGATCCTCAACGACAAGGAGGGCGTGTGGCGGTGCCGCACGACCTTCAACTGCACCGAGGCGTGCCCGCGCGGCATCCAGGTGACGCAGGCGATCGCCGAGGTCAAGCGCGCGATCCTCACCCGCACCATCTGA
- a CDS encoding phosphotransferase: MTREVEVRLPGGNVGGAVRVGDTVRRPTGPWTPAVHALLDHLASRGLRAVPRTHGYDHAGREVLDYLPGEVIDVDSEVLTNARLASAARWLRDYHAAVGDFRPGTLRWRFGTLPLDDGEIVCHHDVAPYNMAFDCDELAGVFDWDVAGPGRPIDDLGFLAWNGVPLFREVPGWTADDVAARLRLLAGAYGDGPSPLAIAEHAVARMRAATDRIEAGQRAGDPGMLRLGEIGEPAATRARIAAFATRLPAVAAALR, from the coding sequence GTGACGCGTGAGGTCGAGGTCCGGCTCCCGGGCGGCAACGTGGGCGGCGCCGTGCGCGTGGGTGACACCGTGCGCCGGCCGACCGGCCCGTGGACGCCGGCCGTCCACGCGCTGCTCGACCACCTGGCGTCGCGCGGCCTGCGCGCCGTCCCGCGTACTCACGGCTACGATCACGCCGGCCGCGAGGTCCTCGACTACCTCCCCGGCGAGGTCATCGACGTCGACTCCGAGGTGCTGACGAACGCTCGCCTCGCCTCGGCCGCACGGTGGCTGCGCGACTACCACGCCGCCGTCGGCGACTTCCGGCCCGGCACCCTCCGCTGGCGCTTCGGGACGCTCCCGCTGGACGACGGCGAGATCGTCTGTCATCACGACGTCGCGCCGTACAACATGGCGTTCGACTGCGACGAGCTGGCCGGGGTCTTCGACTGGGACGTCGCCGGGCCGGGCCGGCCGATCGACGACCTCGGGTTCCTCGCCTGGAACGGCGTGCCGCTCTTCCGTGAGGTGCCGGGATGGACGGCCGACGACGTCGCCGCCCGGTTGCGTCTGCTGGCCGGTGCCTACGGGGACGGACCGTCACCGCTGGCGATCGCGGAGCACGCCGTCGCCCGGATGCGTGCAGCGACCGACCGCATCGAGGCCGGTCAACGCGCCGGCGATCCCGGGATGCTGCGCCTCGGCGAGATCGGCGAGCCGGCGGCCACGCGAGCCCGGATCGCCGCGTTCGCGACGCGACTGCCCGCCGTCGCCGCCGCCCTCCGCTGA
- a CDS encoding YihY/virulence factor BrkB family protein, producing the protein MTTSADATPPARRSGPAGLVDRVQALVAWFQGTRAGRTLARYGAAKGGLLAGGIAYAGLFSIFSALTIGFTVFVGLLGDDDELFQAVLDALDRALPGIVDTGDSSGGLLEPEQLVSNPGVGVAGVVAGVVLLLSALAVMGALGTSIRAMFGLATAPGNAILARVRDLVGFVVLALSVVVTAALGIAAGVAGSWVVDTLGLDSSVGAVLVRALGYLLAFVVDASIFVMLIRVLAGARPPRRDLLVGASIGALASGVIRFLGTALVGGATANPLLASFAALVTLLLWVNLVARVTLYVAAWTANPPAVPPAPPQERLHLKESPNYVTVTTPATLDWEHDERTGVVQFAEAKEPEPESDHYWGGWIGAWRERRLRRVRRRIEKLERREARLR; encoded by the coding sequence GTGACCACCTCGGCCGATGCGACACCTCCCGCCCGGCGCTCCGGCCCGGCGGGCCTGGTCGACCGGGTCCAGGCGCTCGTCGCCTGGTTCCAGGGCACGCGCGCCGGTCGGACGCTCGCGCGCTACGGCGCGGCGAAGGGTGGGCTGCTCGCCGGCGGGATCGCCTACGCAGGGCTCTTCTCCATCTTCTCCGCCCTGACGATCGGGTTCACCGTGTTCGTCGGGCTCCTGGGCGACGACGACGAGCTCTTCCAGGCGGTGCTCGACGCCCTGGACCGGGCTCTGCCGGGCATCGTGGACACGGGCGACAGCTCCGGCGGTCTCCTCGAGCCGGAGCAGCTCGTGTCGAACCCGGGGGTCGGCGTCGCAGGCGTCGTGGCCGGCGTCGTCCTGCTCTTGTCGGCCCTGGCCGTGATGGGTGCGCTCGGCACGTCCATCCGCGCGATGTTCGGCCTCGCCACCGCCCCGGGCAACGCGATCCTCGCCCGCGTGCGCGACCTGGTGGGGTTCGTGGTCCTCGCACTCTCCGTCGTCGTCACCGCGGCGCTCGGGATCGCCGCCGGGGTGGCGGGGTCATGGGTCGTCGACACGCTGGGACTCGACTCGAGCGTCGGGGCCGTCCTCGTCCGGGCGCTCGGCTATCTGCTGGCGTTCGTCGTCGACGCGTCCATCTTCGTCATGCTCATCCGCGTCCTCGCGGGCGCCCGGCCCCCACGCCGGGACCTGCTCGTCGGTGCCTCGATCGGGGCGCTGGCCTCCGGCGTCATCCGGTTCCTCGGCACGGCGCTCGTCGGCGGGGCGACGGCGAACCCGTTGCTCGCGTCGTTCGCCGCGCTCGTCACGCTGCTGCTCTGGGTGAACCTCGTGGCCCGCGTGACGCTCTACGTCGCCGCGTGGACGGCGAACCCGCCCGCGGTGCCGCCGGCACCGCCGCAGGAGCGCCTGCACCTCAAGGAGTCGCCGAACTACGTGACGGTCACCACGCCGGCCACGCTCGACTGGGAGCACGACGAACGCACCGGCGTCGTCCAGTTCGCCGAGGCGAAGGAGCCCGAGCCGGAGTCGGACCACTACTGGGGCGGGTGGATCGGAGCATGGCGCGAGCGACGCCTGCGGCGGGTGCGGCGGCGGATCGAGAAGCTCGAGCGGCGTGAGGCGCGGCTGCGCTGA
- a CDS encoding 2'-5' RNA ligase family protein: protein MSTMADLMAMPGPGQTCLGVAVEIPPPYAGPLTAAREEFGDPMAHAIPPHVTLLPPTVVDDAVLPAVTEQLDRVAAAQEPFVMRLAGTSTFRPVTQVVFVSVADGAPECRELQEAVRTGPLEQELRFDYHPHVTVAHDLPAGVLDRAETELADFSATFGVGEFALFELCADGVWRVLQAFALRSHQAIA from the coding sequence ATGAGCACGATGGCCGACCTGATGGCGATGCCTGGACCGGGGCAGACCTGCCTCGGGGTCGCGGTCGAGATCCCGCCGCCGTACGCGGGGCCGTTGACGGCCGCCCGCGAGGAGTTCGGCGACCCGATGGCGCACGCCATCCCGCCGCACGTGACGCTGCTCCCGCCCACGGTGGTCGACGACGCCGTCCTGCCGGCGGTCACCGAGCAGCTCGACCGCGTCGCTGCCGCGCAGGAGCCGTTCGTCATGCGGCTCGCCGGGACGTCCACCTTCCGACCGGTCACCCAGGTGGTGTTCGTGTCGGTGGCCGACGGCGCGCCGGAGTGCCGCGAGCTTCAGGAGGCGGTCCGCACCGGACCCCTCGAGCAGGAGCTCCGCTTCGACTACCACCCGCACGTAACGGTCGCGCACGACCTCCCGGCCGGCGTGCTCGACCGGGCCGAGACCGAGCTCGCCGACTTCTCCGCGACGTTCGGTGTCGGCGAGTTCGCGCTGTTCGAGCTGTGCGCCGACGGCGTGTGGCGGGTGCTGCAGGCGTTCGCCCTGCGGTCGCACCAGGCCATCGCCTGA
- the trpS gene encoding tryptophan--tRNA ligase gives MTDPVTPGRPRVFSGMQPTADSLHLGNYLGALTQWVALQDTHDAIYCVVDLHALTVAPDPAVLRERTRRTAAQYLAAGVDPARSVLFVQSHVAEHAELAWVLGCLTGYGEAARMTQFKDKSAKQGAEGTTVGLFTYPVLMAADILLYRTNVVPVGEDQRQHLELSRDLAQRMNSRYGPLVPVPEAHIVREVAKIYDLADPTSKMSKSNGSVNGIIELLDDPKVIAKRIRSAVTDTGTEVRFDPEAKPGVSNLLTIHSALSGTPVAELEDRFAGRGYGHLKVEVADVVVEALTPLREAVEGWLAQPEKLDDVLAEGAERARAIARGTLGDVYDAVGLLPAGGRRS, from the coding sequence ATGACCGATCCGGTGACGCCCGGGCGCCCTCGCGTCTTCTCGGGCATGCAGCCGACCGCGGACTCCCTCCATCTCGGGAACTACCTCGGCGCGCTCACGCAGTGGGTGGCACTCCAAGACACGCACGACGCGATCTACTGCGTCGTCGACCTGCACGCACTCACGGTGGCCCCCGACCCAGCCGTTCTGCGCGAGCGCACCCGGCGGACGGCCGCGCAGTACCTCGCGGCCGGCGTCGACCCGGCGCGCTCGGTGCTCTTCGTGCAGTCCCACGTGGCGGAGCACGCCGAGCTGGCGTGGGTCCTCGGCTGCCTCACCGGATACGGCGAGGCCGCGCGGATGACGCAGTTCAAGGACAAGTCCGCCAAGCAGGGCGCCGAGGGCACCACCGTCGGCCTCTTCACCTACCCCGTGCTCATGGCGGCGGACATCCTGCTGTACCGGACGAACGTCGTCCCGGTCGGGGAGGACCAGCGGCAGCACCTCGAGCTGAGCAGGGACCTGGCGCAGCGGATGAACAGCCGATACGGTCCGCTCGTGCCCGTGCCCGAGGCCCACATCGTCCGCGAGGTCGCGAAGATCTACGACCTGGCAGACCCCACCTCGAAGATGAGCAAGTCGAACGGGTCCGTCAACGGGATCATCGAGCTGCTCGACGACCCGAAGGTCATCGCGAAGCGCATCCGGTCGGCCGTCACCGACACCGGCACCGAGGTCCGGTTCGACCCCGAGGCCAAGCCCGGCGTCTCCAACCTGCTCACGATCCACTCGGCGTTGTCGGGGACGCCGGTCGCGGAGCTCGAGGACAGGTTCGCCGGCCGCGGGTACGGGCACCTCAAGGTCGAGGTGGCCGACGTCGTCGTGGAGGCGCTCACGCCGCTGCGCGAGGCGGTCGAGGGCTGGCTGGCGCAGCCGGAGAAGCTGGACGACGTGCTCGCGGAGGGCGCCGAGCGAGCCCGCGCCATCGCACGGGGCACGCTCGGCGACGTGTACGACGCCGTCGGGCTGCTCCCCGCGGGAGGCCGCCGGTCATGA
- a CDS encoding DeoR/GlpR family DNA-binding transcription regulator gives MTDTPLLADQRRARILAEVARTGGVRVADLVEALGVSEMTVRRDITALDRDGLLTRVHGGAVDREGSASEPAFAEKLARSAPAKAAIAARAAALVEPGAAVAISGGTTTMALASAVAGLEHAASLTILTNSLPAADVLHAAPRRPTVILTGGERTPSDALVGPAAVRTCADFHVDVLFLGVSGMDGRAGLTTPNLAEAETLAALIGCAQRVVVLADSAKWGVVGLRTLARWDAVDILVTDPDLPPDAREALGETTEILEATP, from the coding sequence GTGACCGACACCCCCCTGCTCGCCGATCAGCGGCGGGCGCGCATCCTCGCCGAGGTGGCGCGCACCGGGGGCGTCCGGGTCGCGGACCTGGTCGAGGCGCTCGGCGTGTCGGAGATGACCGTGCGTCGGGACATCACGGCGCTCGACCGCGACGGACTCCTCACCCGTGTGCACGGCGGCGCGGTCGACCGCGAGGGCAGCGCGAGCGAGCCGGCGTTCGCCGAGAAGCTCGCGCGCAGCGCCCCGGCCAAGGCCGCGATCGCCGCGCGCGCTGCCGCGCTCGTCGAGCCCGGCGCCGCCGTCGCCATCTCGGGCGGCACGACGACGATGGCGCTCGCCAGCGCCGTGGCCGGCCTCGAGCACGCCGCCTCGTTGACGATCCTCACGAACTCCCTGCCCGCGGCGGACGTGCTGCACGCCGCCCCGCGCCGGCCGACGGTCATCCTCACCGGAGGAGAGCGGACGCCGTCGGACGCGCTCGTCGGTCCCGCTGCCGTCCGGACCTGCGCGGACTTCCACGTGGACGTCCTGTTCCTCGGCGTCAGCGGGATGGACGGGCGGGCCGGCCTCACGACGCCGAACCTCGCCGAGGCCGAGACGCTCGCCGCCCTGATCGGGTGCGCGCAACGCGTCGTCGTGCTGGCCGACTCGGCCAAGTGGGGAGTGGTCGGACTGCGGACGCTCGCCCGGTGGGACGCCGTCGACATCCTCGTCACCGACCCCGACCTTCCGCCGGACGCCCGCGAGGCGCTCGGCGAGACCACCGAGATCCTGGAGGCCACCCCGTGA
- the galT gene encoding galactose-1-phosphate uridylyltransferase, whose protein sequence is MTAAVRRTATRLADGRDLFYFDDSEPYVSGAETRELHDPRPLPDRFDGATAPTMRYDQLTGEWIPMATHRMNRTFLPPAGSDPLAPARPGSDYTDGEIPATDYDVVVFENRFPSLLAVPGEPTVTTALDGEDIWPVRAADGRCEVICFTPDASARLADVGHRRMRTIIEAWADRTAELGARDAVEQVFCFENRGEAIGVTLRHPHGQIYAYPYLTARTSAMLRQAHAYRERTGGDLLVDLMTAEERSGRRVVARTEHWVAYVPAAARWPVEVHLAPRDTTRPIPDLPALTDAERADLAIVYLEILQRLDRYFVSPDGSPIELPYIAAWHQAPVREGREELRLFAQLFSIQRASDKLKFLAGSESGMGAWISDTTPEKIADRLNEVA, encoded by the coding sequence GTGACTGCCGCCGTACGCAGGACAGCGACCCGCCTGGCGGACGGTCGCGACCTCTTCTACTTCGACGACTCCGAGCCGTACGTGTCGGGCGCCGAGACGCGTGAGCTCCACGACCCGCGCCCCCTCCCCGACCGGTTCGACGGCGCCACGGCGCCGACCATGCGGTACGACCAGCTGACCGGGGAGTGGATCCCCATGGCGACGCACCGGATGAACCGGACGTTCCTGCCGCCTGCGGGCAGCGACCCCCTGGCGCCGGCGCGCCCGGGCTCCGACTACACCGACGGCGAGATCCCCGCCACGGACTACGACGTCGTCGTCTTCGAGAACCGTTTCCCGTCGCTGCTCGCCGTCCCCGGGGAGCCGACGGTCACGACGGCGCTGGACGGCGAGGACATCTGGCCCGTGCGAGCCGCGGACGGGCGGTGCGAGGTCATCTGCTTCACGCCCGACGCGTCGGCGCGCCTCGCCGACGTCGGGCACCGCCGCATGCGCACGATCATCGAGGCGTGGGCGGACCGGACGGCGGAGCTCGGCGCGCGCGACGCCGTCGAGCAGGTCTTCTGCTTCGAGAACCGCGGCGAGGCGATCGGCGTCACGCTGCGGCACCCGCACGGGCAGATCTACGCGTACCCGTACCTCACGGCGCGCACGTCGGCGATGCTGCGTCAGGCGCACGCCTACCGCGAGCGCACCGGGGGCGACCTGCTCGTCGACCTCATGACGGCGGAGGAGCGGTCCGGGCGGCGGGTCGTGGCGCGCACGGAGCACTGGGTCGCCTACGTTCCCGCGGCCGCCCGCTGGCCGGTGGAGGTGCACCTCGCGCCGCGCGACACCACGCGGCCGATCCCTGACCTGCCCGCGCTGACCGACGCCGAGCGCGCGGACCTCGCGATCGTCTACCTCGAGATCCTGCAGCGTCTCGACCGGTACTTCGTGTCGCCGGACGGCTCCCCGATCGAGCTGCCCTACATCGCCGCCTGGCACCAGGCGCCTGTGCGTGAGGGCCGCGAGGAGCTGCGGCTGTTCGCGCAGCTGTTCTCGATCCAGCGCGCGAGCGACAAGCTGAAGTTCCTCGCGGGCTCCGAGTCCGGCATGGGTGCCTGGATCTCCGACACGACGCCCGAGAAGATCGCCGACCGACTGAACGAGGTGGCATGA